In the Flavisolibacter tropicus genome, one interval contains:
- a CDS encoding carboxypeptidase-like regulatory domain-containing protein: MKLKYLLLSCFITVFSFFASANTGEENAKKSDVIGGVFTLDSKKPLSNVSVTAYSNAKKEKVILTDSHGNYSFTDLKPGTTYRFVFEKEGYKKVIKEKFIARVDEAQQLNIQMEEHASFDFMPGPSQFFDF, encoded by the coding sequence ATGAAACTTAAATATTTACTGCTTAGCTGTTTTATAACTGTTTTTTCATTTTTTGCCAGTGCAAATACTGGTGAGGAAAATGCTAAAAAAAGCGATGTTATTGGAGGTGTGTTTACGCTTGACTCTAAAAAGCCTTTAAGCAATGTTAGCGTTACTGCATATTCTAATGCCAAGAAGGAAAAGGTAATCTTAACCGACTCGCACGGCAACTACTCCTTTACTGATCTCAAGCCTGGTACTACTTACCGCTTTGTATTTGAGAAAGAAGGATACAAAAAAGTAATTAAGGAAAAATTCATTGCCCGCGTAGATGAAGCGCAGCAATTAAACATCCAGATGGAAGAGCATGCTTCTTTTGATTTCATGCCAGGACCATCACAGTTTTTTGATTTTTAA
- a CDS encoding 2'-5' RNA ligase family protein, with protein MAIVLPEELNKEVLSYKQYMLDKYNCKVGLKSPAHLTIIPPYWMQREKEQSLLNQLDEICLRVERFPIATKNFSAFKPRTIFIDVDVDEKLKHFKKRVDHFFLDHQDYGAKVDTRPFHPHITIATRDLYKKSFAEAWAYFESKEFATAFTGTGLSTLRHNGRSWDILHLSRFQNAD; from the coding sequence ATGGCCATAGTATTGCCTGAAGAATTAAATAAAGAAGTATTAAGCTATAAACAGTACATGCTGGATAAATACAATTGTAAAGTAGGCCTAAAATCACCAGCTCATCTCACTATTATTCCTCCCTATTGGATGCAACGTGAAAAAGAGCAAAGCTTACTAAACCAGTTGGATGAAATATGTCTACGAGTAGAACGATTCCCTATTGCTACAAAGAATTTTTCAGCATTTAAACCTCGCACCATCTTTATTGATGTAGATGTGGATGAGAAATTAAAACACTTCAAAAAAAGAGTTGATCATTTTTTCCTTGATCACCAAGACTATGGCGCCAAGGTTGACACACGTCCTTTTCACCCGCATATCACTATTGCAACTAGAGACCTCTACAAAAAATCCTTTGCAGAAGCCTGGGCCTATTTTGAATCTAAAGAATTTGCTACAGCTTTTACAGGAACAGGGCTTTCTACGCTACGACACAACGGAAGAAGCTGGGATATTTTACATTTATCCCGTTTTCAAAACGCAGACTAA
- a CDS encoding ABC transporter ATP-binding protein: protein MPLLELRNLKKYYATQKAVDDISFSIEPGQIFGLLGPNGAGKTTLLRMITGIFYPDDGQILFDGKPFNPEKDIQHIGYMPEERGLYKKMKIGEQALYLAQLKGLSKDQALQLIKEWFVKLEMQSWWNKKVEDLSKGMSQKLQFVTTVLHRPKLIILDEPFSGLDPVNSNVIKEEIFQLAKSGSTVIFSTHRMEQVEEICDHIALVNKGQKILDGTVKGVKQRFKKNLFRIGFEALPAINTNQAFEVVKENNDQSLIVKINDGYTPNDVLRFYLQGNTPITSFSEILPSLNEIFIQLVEGTPASRQFQNVTA, encoded by the coding sequence ATGCCATTACTAGAGTTACGTAACCTTAAGAAATATTATGCTACCCAAAAAGCGGTAGACGACATTTCCTTCTCGATTGAGCCCGGTCAAATCTTTGGACTGCTAGGCCCTAACGGAGCTGGAAAAACGACATTGCTCCGCATGATAACCGGTATTTTCTATCCTGATGATGGCCAGATTCTTTTTGATGGCAAACCGTTCAACCCAGAAAAAGATATTCAACATATTGGATACATGCCTGAGGAAAGAGGTTTGTATAAAAAAATGAAAATTGGTGAACAAGCCCTTTATCTGGCTCAGCTCAAAGGCTTAAGTAAAGACCAAGCCTTACAGCTTATTAAGGAATGGTTTGTTAAGTTGGAAATGCAAAGCTGGTGGAATAAAAAAGTAGAAGACCTTTCAAAAGGTATGTCGCAAAAGCTACAGTTTGTTACTACAGTGCTACATCGCCCAAAACTGATTATACTGGATGAACCTTTTAGTGGTTTAGATCCTGTAAACAGCAATGTTATTAAAGAAGAAATCTTCCAATTGGCAAAATCTGGTTCTACAGTCATCTTTAGTACTCACCGCATGGAACAGGTGGAAGAAATTTGCGATCATATAGCATTAGTGAACAAAGGCCAGAAAATATTAGATGGCACAGTAAAAGGTGTAAAGCAGCGGTTCAAGAAAAATCTTTTCCGCATTGGCTTTGAAGCACTACCTGCTATTAATACCAACCAAGCATTTGAAGTGGTAAAAGAAAACAATGATCAATCATTAATTGTAAAGATCAACGACGGATACACGCCCAACGATGTATTGCGCTTTTATTTGCAAGGCAATACGCCAATCACTTCCTTCAGTGAGATACTGCCTTCATTGAATGAGATCTTTATTCAACTGGTAGAAGGCACGCCAGCTAGCCGTCAATTTCAAAACGTTACCGCATAA
- a CDS encoding sugar phosphate nucleotidyltransferase, giving the protein MKAIIPVAGAGTKLRPHTYTQPKALIPLAGKTVLSIIIEQLKNAGINEFIFVVGYLGEKIQDYVKKEHPFLQSHFVHQNDRQGIGHALKLTRDLVKGDEIFVVLGDTITEYPIDEVLKSEYSMLGVKKVDDPRSFGVAEIDGDNIVRHVIEKPQIPKSNMALVGVYKIKESNLLFECLEANIMQGLKTHGEFSITDAIDCMIKKGAQFKAFKVESWFDCGKRETLLESNATLLKKFGGSIMSSQAYENTVIIQPVRIGKGCDIRNSIIGPNVTIGENTTIEASIIKNSIIGSFSNLFDIVLDYSIIGSDTGIRGETRTLNIGDNTDIDLG; this is encoded by the coding sequence ATGAAAGCAATAATCCCGGTAGCCGGAGCTGGAACTAAACTTAGACCACATACTTATACTCAGCCGAAAGCCCTGATCCCCTTGGCTGGAAAAACTGTTCTTAGCATTATTATCGAACAACTAAAGAACGCGGGTATCAACGAATTCATTTTTGTAGTAGGGTACTTGGGTGAAAAGATCCAGGACTATGTAAAAAAAGAACACCCGTTTCTGCAGTCACATTTTGTTCATCAAAATGACCGCCAGGGGATAGGCCATGCATTAAAGCTTACTCGCGATCTGGTGAAGGGAGATGAGATCTTTGTGGTGCTGGGTGATACCATTACGGAATACCCTATCGATGAAGTGCTGAAGAGTGAATATTCGATGCTGGGCGTAAAGAAGGTGGATGACCCCCGCAGCTTTGGTGTAGCTGAGATAGATGGCGATAATATTGTAAGACATGTAATTGAGAAGCCGCAGATTCCAAAATCCAATATGGCGCTGGTAGGCGTGTATAAGATAAAGGAGAGCAACCTGCTTTTTGAATGTCTAGAAGCTAATATTATGCAGGGCCTTAAAACACATGGTGAGTTTAGTATTACCGACGCTATTGACTGCATGATTAAAAAGGGCGCACAGTTTAAAGCCTTTAAGGTGGAAAGCTGGTTTGATTGTGGTAAGCGTGAAACCTTACTGGAATCAAATGCCACACTGCTAAAAAAGTTTGGTGGAAGTATCATGTCTTCACAGGCTTATGAAAATACAGTTATTATACAGCCCGTGCGAATTGGTAAGGGGTGTGATATCCGGAACTCTATTATTGGGCCTAACGTTACTATTGGAGAGAATACCACCATTGAAGCTTCTATTATCAAAAACTCCATAATAGGATCCTTTTCTAACTTGTTTGATATTGTATTGGACTACTCCATCATTGGTTCCGACACCGGGATACGCGGAGAAACCAGAACATTAAATATCGGCGATAATACAGATATAGACCTAGGATAA
- a CDS encoding ABC transporter permease, with translation MNKIWIIIKREYITRVRKKTFLLTTILTPLLFVGFMAFVIFMTVRNMSHEKVAVVDPAGYLKSSLESSKTITYSFANDVDTGNFVKRGYSAVLFAPHTSINQTSNFRLITEKSLNAAANSKIEKDISRALENNLISQELKIDPKRIDSIKTRAESVSINTSKKGESGLQNSSFEVARSIGYVTAFLIYITLLIYGTMVMRGVTEEKTNRIAEVMVSSVRPFQLMLGKIIGIGAVGITQFLIWIVLIGVLSSVLTSMIPPEVLQQAQQASEQIPGQSQQGTEALRNLAQAQVALNTINWGLVISCFIFYFIGGYLFYASLFAAIGSAVNEDPQDAQSLMFPITLPVILGIIIMINAINDPGGSLATWSSLIPFFSPIVMMARIPFGVPDTVPYWQLGTSMLLLVLGFLFTTWLSAKIYRTGILLYGKKPTLKEMAKWITR, from the coding sequence ATGAACAAGATTTGGATCATTATAAAAAGAGAATACATTACCCGTGTTCGTAAAAAAACATTCTTACTCACGACAATTCTTACCCCACTATTGTTTGTGGGCTTTATGGCGTTTGTCATTTTCATGACTGTCCGAAACATGTCGCATGAGAAAGTGGCGGTAGTTGACCCTGCCGGTTATTTAAAATCCAGCTTAGAAAGTAGCAAAACTATCACCTACTCTTTTGCTAATGATGTAGACACTGGCAACTTTGTCAAAAGAGGATATTCGGCTGTACTATTTGCACCACACACCAGCATCAACCAAACGTCGAACTTCAGGCTGATTACTGAAAAAAGTTTGAATGCTGCAGCAAATAGTAAGATTGAAAAAGATATAAGCCGTGCTTTAGAAAATAATTTGATCAGCCAGGAGTTAAAGATCGATCCCAAACGTATTGACTCGATTAAAACCAGGGCAGAAAGCGTAAGCATCAATACCAGTAAAAAAGGAGAATCCGGCTTACAAAACAGCAGTTTTGAGGTAGCCAGAAGCATTGGTTATGTAACGGCTTTCCTGATCTACATTACTTTATTGATTTATGGAACCATGGTAATGCGTGGTGTTACTGAAGAAAAAACCAATCGCATTGCTGAAGTGATGGTATCATCGGTTCGTCCATTCCAACTAATGTTGGGTAAAATCATAGGTATTGGAGCTGTAGGTATTACCCAATTTTTAATATGGATTGTACTAATTGGTGTATTGAGCTCTGTACTAACATCTATGATTCCACCAGAAGTGTTACAACAAGCCCAACAAGCCAGCGAACAAATTCCAGGGCAAAGCCAACAAGGCACTGAAGCTCTACGTAACCTTGCGCAAGCCCAAGTAGCACTTAATACCATTAACTGGGGATTAGTTATCAGTTGCTTTATCTTTTATTTCATTGGAGGCTATCTTTTCTATGCTTCCTTGTTTGCAGCAATTGGCAGTGCAGTAAATGAAGATCCCCAAGATGCTCAAAGCCTTATGTTCCCCATAACGTTACCTGTAATCTTAGGCATTATCATTATGATTAATGCCATCAATGATCCCGGGGGCTCGCTGGCTACATGGTCTAGTCTTATTCCTTTCTTCTCGCCCATTGTAATGATGGCCCGTATACCATTTGGTGTGCCAGATACAGTACCCTACTGGCAATTGGGAACTTCAATGCTTCTATTAGTGTTAGGCTTCTTATTTACCACTTGGCTTAGCGCCAAGATCTACCGCACCGGTATTTTATTATATGGTAAAAAGCCAACCCTAAAAGAAATGGCTAAGTGGATCACACGATAA
- the glyA gene encoding serine hydroxymethyltransferase: MVRDKLVFDIIYKELERQRNGIELIASENFTSLQVMQAMGSVMTNKYAEGYPGRRYYGGCEFVDQTEQLAIDRIKEVFGCEYANVQPHSGAQANTAVFLATLQPGDKILGLDLSMGGHLTHGSPVNFSGKNYQAHFYTVDRETGLVNYEQLEEVARREKPKMIICGASAYSRDWDYARIRKVADEVGALVMADIAHPAGLIAKGLLNSPFEHCHFVTSTTHKTLRGPRGGVILMGKDFENPFGLKDPKGNTRMMSHVLDMAVFPGAQGGPLEHVIAAKAIAFGEILTEDFTSYAKQIQNNAQAMAAAFVQLGYNIISGGTDNHLMLIDLRNKNITGKKAQETLDRAHITLNKNAVPYDDKSPFVTSGIRVGVPAITTRGLKEAEMEKVVNLIDKVLMNIDNETTISEVQKEVHQLMGNFPLYAELGFQ; this comes from the coding sequence ATGGTAAGAGATAAACTAGTATTTGACATTATCTACAAGGAGTTGGAGCGCCAACGCAATGGTATTGAATTGATTGCCTCTGAAAACTTCACCTCCCTGCAGGTAATGCAGGCTATGGGATCTGTAATGACCAACAAATACGCGGAAGGCTATCCTGGCCGCCGTTACTACGGTGGCTGCGAGTTTGTTGACCAAACCGAGCAATTAGCCATTGATCGTATTAAAGAAGTATTTGGTTGTGAATACGCCAATGTGCAACCGCATAGTGGCGCACAAGCTAATACAGCGGTATTCTTAGCTACCCTACAGCCTGGCGACAAGATACTAGGCCTTGACCTAAGTATGGGCGGCCACTTAACACATGGCTCTCCAGTAAACTTTTCTGGGAAAAACTACCAGGCCCATTTTTATACAGTAGATCGTGAAACTGGTTTGGTAAACTATGAGCAACTGGAAGAAGTAGCTCGCCGTGAGAAACCTAAAATGATCATTTGCGGTGCTTCTGCTTATAGCCGCGACTGGGATTATGCCCGCATTCGCAAAGTGGCAGATGAAGTAGGCGCGCTAGTAATGGCAGATATAGCCCACCCTGCCGGTCTAATTGCCAAAGGCTTGCTGAATTCTCCTTTTGAACATTGTCATTTTGTAACCTCTACCACCCACAAAACGCTGCGTGGCCCAAGAGGTGGTGTTATATTGATGGGTAAAGATTTTGAAAACCCATTTGGCTTAAAAGATCCTAAGGGCAATACCCGTATGATGTCGCACGTATTGGACATGGCGGTATTCCCTGGTGCACAGGGTGGCCCGCTGGAGCATGTTATCGCTGCAAAAGCGATTGCTTTTGGTGAAATTCTGACTGAAGACTTTACCAGCTATGCCAAGCAAATACAAAACAACGCACAAGCAATGGCTGCTGCGTTTGTACAACTTGGCTATAATATAATCAGCGGTGGCACAGACAACCACTTAATGTTGATTGACCTTCGTAATAAAAATATTACTGGAAAAAAGGCTCAGGAAACCCTTGATAGAGCACACATTACCTTGAACAAAAACGCGGTTCCTTATGATGATAAGAGCCCATTTGTAACTTCAGGTATTCGTGTAGGGGTTCCTGCTATTACCACCCGCGGCTTAAAAGAAGCAGAAATGGAGAAAGTGGTAAACCTGATTGACAAAGTGTTGATGAATATCGATAACGAAACCACTATTAGCGAGGTACAGAAAGAGGTACATCAATTGATGGGTAACTTCCCTTTATATGCTGAATTAGGTTTTCAATAA
- a CDS encoding NAD(P)H-dependent flavin oxidoreductase encodes MSVTYNTNISKFPLRGPGNRITQLFGIEYPIIQAGMIWASGWKLASAVSNAGGLGMIGAGSMYPDTLREHIQKCKAATDKPFSVNLPMLYPDLEKHIQIIIEEGVKVVFTSAGNPKTWTQHFKNHGITVVHVVSSSKFALKAQEAGCDAVVAEGFEAGGHNGREETTTMVLVPAVKRAVTIPIIAAGGIATGRQMLAAMVLGADGVQVGSRFVASEEASSHPLFKQAIIQAKEGDTQLSMKKLTPVRLLKNKFFEAVQDAEKRGANEEELKQLLGRARAKRGMHEGDMDEGELEIGQVSALLEDILPAGLIVKKLWAEFNEALQNPI; translated from the coding sequence ATGTCCGTAACTTATAATACTAACATATCTAAGTTTCCTCTTCGGGGGCCAGGGAACCGTATTACCCAGCTTTTTGGCATTGAATATCCTATTATTCAGGCGGGCATGATCTGGGCGAGTGGCTGGAAGCTGGCCAGTGCGGTCAGCAATGCTGGTGGTCTGGGAATGATCGGGGCCGGCAGCATGTACCCCGATACGCTTCGTGAACATATTCAAAAGTGTAAAGCAGCAACTGATAAACCGTTTTCAGTAAACCTGCCCATGCTCTATCCCGACCTGGAAAAACACATCCAAATAATTATTGAGGAAGGTGTAAAGGTTGTCTTCACATCAGCAGGCAACCCAAAGACTTGGACACAGCATTTTAAAAATCATGGTATTACTGTCGTGCATGTTGTGAGCAGTAGCAAATTTGCCTTGAAAGCTCAAGAAGCAGGTTGCGATGCGGTGGTGGCTGAAGGTTTTGAAGCAGGCGGTCATAACGGAAGAGAAGAAACTACTACAATGGTGTTGGTGCCCGCAGTAAAGAGGGCGGTGACTATCCCCATAATAGCTGCAGGAGGAATTGCTACTGGCCGGCAAATGCTGGCAGCCATGGTGTTGGGTGCGGACGGAGTGCAAGTGGGAAGCCGGTTTGTAGCCAGTGAGGAAGCGTCCTCTCATCCATTGTTTAAACAAGCGATCATTCAGGCAAAGGAAGGTGATACGCAACTGTCAATGAAAAAGCTAACTCCCGTTCGGCTATTGAAGAATAAATTCTTTGAAGCAGTACAAGATGCTGAGAAAAGAGGAGCTAATGAGGAAGAGCTAAAACAGTTGTTAGGAAGGGCGCGGGCCAAACGAGGAATGCATGAAGGCGATATGGATGAAGGAGAGTTAGAAATAGGTCAGGTGAGCGCATTATTGGAAGATATATTGCCTGCTGGCTTAATTGTGAAAAAGTTATGGGCGGAGTTTAACGAAGCTTTGCAAAATCCAATTTAA
- the uvrA gene encoding excinuclease ABC subunit UvrA — protein sequence MKTAVDKRKTKAPVVPDDVIFIKGARVHNLKNVDVSFPRNKLIVVTGVSGSGKSSLTIDTLYAEGQRRYAESLSAYVRQFLNRMDKPDVDYIKGLAPAIAIEQKVITRTPRSTVGSMTEIYDYLRLMYARIGQTISPISGRVVKKDDVKDVLNAIKVVKTGSKVFILAAFKQHQNRDIREELNILMQKGFTRIYVSAMSRTQKENPIIESTTYHIEDLLQNADDLKTAFQYPENVYVLIDRIVAKEFDEDDEHRLGDSIGTAFYEGEGDVYVEVNGEKLLSFNNRFELDGMQFEEPSPNLFSFNNPYGACPTCEGFSMVLGIDEDLVIPNKLLSLYEGAVAPWKGEKLGLWRERFVKAARRFDFPVHTPIADLTPHQYKTLWDGNQFVEGIHDFFKEVEQNLYKVQYRVLLSRYRGRTKCPECGGSRLRKEALYVKVAGRHIGELSDMPVKDLKVWFDHAVTTLSEYERTVGKRVILEIEHRIDTLLKVGLGYLTLNRLANTLSGGESQRIQLTRSLGSNLTNSLYILDEPSIGLHSRDTANLISVLKELRDLGNTVIVVEHDEMMMREADYIVDMGPLASHLGGEVVAFGNYDELIANPKSLTGKYLKGEYSIDPPKQVRKWKNSIVVEGARQHNLKNVTVEFPLNVLSVVSGPSGSGKTTLVKHILYPAIQKILGEPGEKMGLHKAVTGDIESLTAVEMVDQNPIGKSSRSNPVTYIQAWNHIRDLFAAQPLSKIRGFQAKHFSFNVDGGRCDACKGEGEKIVEMQFLADVHLTCEVCHGRKFKEEVLEVQYKGQSVFDVLEMSVDDAVAFFADEKSIVNAIKPLSDVGLGYVKLGQSSDTLSGGEAQRVKLASFLGKGKAAGKILFIFDEPTTGLHFHDIKKLLASFNALIDQGHSILVIEHNTDVIKSADWVIDLGPEAGADGGSLVYAGKPEGLKKVKESHTGRYL from the coding sequence ATGAAGACAGCAGTGGATAAACGAAAAACAAAGGCACCAGTCGTTCCTGACGATGTCATTTTTATAAAAGGCGCCAGGGTACATAACCTTAAAAATGTTGATGTATCCTTTCCGCGCAACAAACTGATTGTGGTAACCGGGGTGTCGGGTTCGGGAAAGTCCTCCCTTACCATTGACACATTGTATGCTGAGGGGCAGCGCCGCTATGCAGAGAGCCTGAGTGCATACGTGCGGCAGTTTTTGAACCGCATGGATAAACCAGATGTAGACTACATTAAGGGACTGGCGCCTGCTATTGCCATTGAACAAAAAGTCATTACCCGTACACCGCGTAGTACGGTGGGAAGTATGACTGAGATCTACGACTATCTCCGCCTAATGTATGCCCGCATCGGTCAAACCATATCGCCCATCTCGGGCCGAGTGGTAAAGAAAGATGATGTAAAGGATGTATTGAACGCCATTAAGGTAGTAAAGACCGGCAGTAAGGTGTTTATACTGGCAGCCTTTAAGCAACACCAAAACCGCGATATCCGGGAGGAGTTGAACATCTTAATGCAAAAAGGCTTTACACGTATCTACGTTTCGGCCATGTCGCGCACCCAAAAGGAAAACCCTATTATTGAAAGTACTACTTATCATATAGAGGATCTGCTGCAAAATGCCGATGATTTGAAAACAGCCTTTCAATATCCAGAAAATGTGTATGTGCTGATTGATAGGATTGTGGCCAAGGAGTTTGATGAAGATGATGAACACCGCCTGGGCGACTCTATTGGTACGGCCTTTTACGAAGGCGAAGGTGATGTGTATGTAGAAGTAAATGGCGAGAAGCTCCTTTCGTTCAACAACCGCTTTGAGCTGGATGGTATGCAGTTTGAAGAACCTAGCCCCAACCTGTTTTCCTTTAATAATCCTTATGGAGCTTGCCCTACCTGCGAGGGTTTCTCAATGGTGCTGGGTATTGATGAAGACCTGGTTATCCCTAATAAATTATTGAGTCTGTATGAAGGGGCGGTTGCTCCATGGAAAGGAGAGAAGCTGGGATTGTGGCGCGAACGATTTGTTAAAGCAGCCCGTCGCTTTGATTTCCCTGTACACACACCCATTGCAGATTTAACCCCGCACCAATATAAGACGTTGTGGGATGGTAACCAGTTTGTTGAAGGGATCCACGACTTTTTTAAGGAAGTAGAGCAGAACCTATATAAGGTGCAATACCGTGTATTGTTAAGTCGCTATAGAGGGCGTACTAAGTGCCCGGAGTGCGGTGGCTCACGTTTACGTAAAGAAGCGCTGTATGTAAAAGTAGCAGGTAGGCATATAGGTGAGTTGAGCGATATGCCGGTAAAAGACCTGAAGGTTTGGTTTGACCATGCTGTTACTACACTTTCAGAATATGAAAGAACAGTTGGTAAGCGCGTGATCCTGGAAATAGAACATCGCATCGATACCTTGCTGAAAGTGGGATTGGGTTACTTGACTTTAAATCGTTTGGCCAACACACTAAGTGGTGGTGAGAGCCAACGGATACAACTAACACGTAGCTTGGGTAGCAATCTGACCAACTCGCTCTATATACTGGACGAACCTTCTATTGGTTTGCACTCACGTGATACAGCTAATTTGATCAGTGTATTAAAGGAGTTGCGTGATCTAGGCAATACTGTAATTGTAGTAGAACACGATGAAATGATGATGCGTGAAGCGGACTATATTGTGGATATGGGCCCGCTGGCTTCACATTTGGGAGGAGAGGTAGTAGCGTTTGGTAATTATGATGAGCTGATAGCTAATCCTAAGAGCCTGACCGGTAAATACCTTAAAGGTGAATATTCTATAGACCCGCCCAAGCAGGTACGCAAATGGAAAAACTCTATTGTAGTAGAAGGCGCCCGTCAGCATAACTTAAAGAATGTTACGGTTGAATTTCCACTCAATGTGCTGAGTGTAGTAAGTGGACCAAGCGGTAGTGGTAAAACAACTCTCGTAAAGCATATTCTATATCCTGCTATTCAAAAAATACTGGGTGAGCCGGGAGAGAAAATGGGTTTACATAAAGCTGTGACTGGCGATATTGAATCGCTTACTGCTGTGGAAATGGTAGATCAGAATCCGATTGGTAAATCGTCACGCAGTAATCCTGTGACCTATATTCAGGCTTGGAATCATATACGCGATCTGTTTGCTGCACAGCCTTTAAGTAAGATCCGCGGTTTTCAGGCCAAACACTTCTCCTTTAACGTAGATGGAGGCCGTTGCGACGCATGTAAGGGTGAAGGGGAAAAAATTGTAGAAATGCAGTTCCTAGCGGATGTACACCTGACCTGCGAAGTATGCCATGGACGTAAGTTCAAGGAAGAGGTGCTGGAAGTACAGTACAAAGGCCAGAGTGTATTTGATGTGCTTGAGATGAGTGTGGATGATGCAGTAGCGTTTTTTGCAGACGAGAAGTCGATTGTAAATGCTATCAAGCCGCTGAGCGATGTGGGACTGGGTTATGTGAAGCTGGGGCAGTCGTCTGATACCTTATCGGGTGGGGAGGCGCAGCGGGTAAAACTGGCTTCTTTCCTTGGAAAAGGTAAAGCTGCCGGAAAGATCTTGTTCATCTTTGATGAACCGACTACGGGTCTTCACTTTCATGATATCAAAAAACTCCTGGCTTCATTCAATGCCTTGATTGACCAAGGACACTCTATATTGGTTATTGAACACAATACCGATGTGATCAAAAGTGCAGATTGGGTAATTGATCTAGGGCCAGAGGCCGGTGCAGATGGAGGTAGCCTGGTGTATGCTGGAAAACCTGAAGGATTGAAAAAAGTGAAAGAAAGCCATACGGGGCGTTACTTATAA
- a CDS encoding RNA polymerase sigma factor, with protein sequence MTPLSKLSDHELIQSFVLGNTGAFECLVLRHKDKLYTSIHFLVKDKYLAEDIFQDVFIRVIDTVRGGRYTEEGKFLPWAMRIAHNLCVDHFRKVKRTPTIKTGDDTDIFEILNFTEESPEEKLIKKQSHNRVRDMLDLLPEDQREVIILRHYADLSFKEIAEMTHCSINTALGRMRYGLINLRKMMVQKQIAL encoded by the coding sequence ATGACACCTTTATCTAAACTATCTGATCATGAGCTCATACAATCTTTTGTTTTGGGCAATACTGGAGCATTTGAATGCTTAGTACTACGTCATAAAGACAAGCTCTACACTTCTATCCACTTCTTAGTTAAGGACAAGTATCTTGCCGAAGACATCTTTCAGGACGTATTCATCCGAGTAATTGATACCGTTCGTGGTGGTCGCTATACAGAAGAAGGTAAGTTCTTGCCATGGGCTATGCGTATTGCCCACAATCTATGTGTGGACCACTTTCGTAAAGTAAAACGTACGCCAACAATAAAAACGGGTGACGATACAGATATTTTTGAAATCCTTAACTTTACGGAAGAGAGCCCCGAGGAAAAGTTAATAAAAAAGCAAAGCCATAACCGGGTTAGAGACATGCTAGATCTACTGCCTGAAGACCAGCGCGAGGTGATCATTTTAAGGCATTATGCTGATTTAAGCTTTAAAGAAATAGCAGAAATGACTCATTGCAGTATCAATACCGCATTAGGGCGTATGCGTTACGGCTTGATCAATCTGCGTAAAATGATGGTACAAAAACAAATTGCTTTATAA
- a CDS encoding DUF4293 domain-containing protein, producing the protein MIQRKQSLWLLLAAAFDATTFRFPIYSGDWMKDTTPAAIDLNANTTIWFTILTVLVGGLAFVNIFLFKNRKMQLRLCFLGIFITLALLALYFLEIKNFYSGNIALWAIFYVGALIFFFLAIRGIRHDQKLIKSLDRLR; encoded by the coding sequence ATGATACAACGCAAACAAAGTTTATGGTTATTGTTAGCTGCAGCGTTTGATGCAACCACCTTTCGTTTCCCGATTTATAGCGGCGATTGGATGAAGGACACTACACCTGCGGCTATTGACCTGAATGCCAATACCACCATTTGGTTTACCATTCTAACAGTACTGGTTGGTGGATTAGCCTTTGTCAATATCTTTCTTTTTAAGAATCGTAAAATGCAATTACGCTTGTGTTTCCTTGGCATCTTTATCACACTGGCTTTATTGGCACTCTATTTTTTAGAGATCAAAAACTTCTATAGTGGAAATATTGCTCTATGGGCTATCTTTTATGTAGGGGCATTGATTTTCTTTTTCCTGGCTATACGTGGTATTCGCCACGACCAAAAGCTAATCAAAAGCTTAGATCGATTACGATAA